In Candidatus Latescibacterota bacterium, the genomic stretch CCTTTGTTAATTGTCCCACTAATATATTCTCCAAGACGTCTGATGCCTTCCCTGATATTATCGAGCGAATTCGCGTATGAGATCCGCAGGTGTCCCTCTCCGCGTTCGCCGAAATCTATTCCGGGGGTGAGTGCTACTCCCACCTTGTCGAGGATATCGAAAGCCAGCTTGTAGGAGTCCCTGCCCAGGTGGGAAGCGTTGACGAAGATATAGAATGCGCCCCTGGGTTCGATAGTGTATTCGAGTCCGAGGCCGGGCAGCGCTTCAAGGAGGTAGCGTCTCCTTTCGTCGTACATCTTGACCATAGCCGGAATCTCCGGATGGGTACCTCTCAATGCTTCGATACCGGCTGCCTGCACGAAAGAACCCGGGGATATAAAGAAGTTCTGCTGAAGTATCTGCAGTGAACGAAGGGCCTTTTCAGGAACTATCATGTATCCGAGGCGCCAGCCCGTCATCGCGAACAGCTTTGAAAAACCGTTCAGTACATAGCTGTCGGGCGAAAACTCAAGAGCGGAACGTTCCTTCTCTCCATAGACCAGACCATGATATATCTCATCGCTTATCACAGGGGGGCCGATGCCGCAGATCGATTCGAATTCCGCCGCGCCGATAAGTGTTCCTGTCGGATTGGCGGGTGAATTGACCATGATCCCTTTTGTCCTGGCACAGACCACTTTTTCAACATCTTCAGCGCGAAGTTGAAAACCATCTTCTTCCCGGGTGGTGACAAATCTCGGCACTCCTCCAAGATACCTGATGAAGTTGGGATAGCACGGATAACAGGGATCGCCCAGGATGATCTCGTCACCCGGATGTTCGATGAATGTAGACATGACAAGCAGGAGTGCGGGAGAGACGCCCATGGTCACGAGTACCTGTCCGGGTGATATATCTATGTCGTAGCCGTTTCCGTAATATGTTGCGATCGCCTCTCTCAATTCGAGGATCCCGCGGCTGTCAGTGTAATGAGTGTCTCCGGCATGGAGTGAGGATTCGGCTGCTCTGATGATTCCGGGAGGGGTCGGGAAATCCGGTTCGCCGATCTCCATATGAATAATGGACCGGCCTTCTTTTTCGAGTTCGATAGCCCTCTCCAGGACTTCCATCACCATGAATGGTCTGATCTCACCGTTTTCTATCTTTTCCATCCCGCCCTTTCCCCTTAATGGCCACTATTCGAGAATAATCAGTGGCTGCTCACAAGTCAATGCCCGTCCTGATCATCCATGATCACGTATCATAGCTATCGTCCAGTGCCGTCCCGTAATCCCGCCATCACGCCTGTATGAATAACATCGTTCGCTGTCGCAGCAGGTACAGACGTTCGAATGTATTATTGACTGTTTCCTTATCCCCGCGCCAGAGAGTTCCATCTCAAGGAAGGCTCGGAGATCGAGGTGCGGGGAGCCTTCGATAGATCTCACCGTTTCCTCGGGAAAGTCGCGGGCGATAGCTTCATCCACCTTGTAACATCTGCCACAGATACCCGGACCGGTCAATGCGACAGCGGCAGCCGGGTCAACTCCAAAACGGTCGGTCAGGATCTCGAAAGCCGATCCGATTATTCCTTTTCTTGCGCCTTCGCGTCCGGCATGGAGGGCCGCGAGTACTCTTTCTGGTGGTGAATAGATGATTATCGGGAAACAGTCTGCCGTATTGATCCCGAGTGCCACATCCGGCGATGTCGTTATCAGGCCGTCTGTGCGGGGAAAGAATCCACCATCGCTGGTAATGGCGATTTTGTCGCTATGGATCTGCCCACAGAGCGCGATTTTTTCCGGGGCGATGCCGCAGTGATCCAGGAAGGCCTTTCTATTCGACAGGACGGCCTTTTCGTCATCACCAGTTCCCGATCCCAGATTCAGGGCGTCAAAAGGCGGATCGCTCGATCCACCGATGCGCGACGCGAACCGGACCATCAGTTCGGGAGCCATGATCTCGACAGCGGGAAACCCGCCTGTCACTATCCTGTTTTGTCTTTGCCAGTACATAACGGATTATCAGTTCAGTTGACATTACGACGCAGGTGCAGGATAACTTATATCAGGTTCGATTTGAAAACAATTCGGAGGTCGATGTTGAGATTTTTCGAAGGATACAGATGTGGAAATTGCGAGAGGGATATACCAGGTAATTCTATAGCGGGCGAATGTCCATCCTGCCATGGCCCGTTACTCGGCAGGTATGACCTGCCGCTGATCGCATCGAGTATCACAAGGGATGAGTTTTATGCCTGCGGTCCGGGAATATGGAGGTTCAGGCCGCTTCTTCCACCATTCACAAGGGAATTGTCGCTCGGTGAGGGAAATACGCCGTTACTTCGGGTGGAACGACTCGAGAAGGAGACAGGCATTGAGAGTCTCTTTATCAAGGATGAATCGGCGAACCCGACAGGATCGTTCAAGGCCCGGGGGATGGCCGCCGCAGTCACCAGGGTCCTCGATCTAGGGGCGAAGGCAGCCTGTGTGCCGTCCGCAGGCAATGCGGGGCTTGCCCTTTCAGCTTACGGTGCGTGTGCCGGGATCGCGACGAAGATATATATCCCTTCTGTCACTCCTGACGGAGTCGCTGAAGAATGCAGGGCATACGGGGCAGAAGTCGTCATTGTCGAGGGGATATTGCCTGATGCGGCGAAGAAGATGGAAGAAGATCTCGAAGGTTCAGACGGGATCGTCCTGAGTACTTTCAGGGAACCATGCAGGGTCGAGGGAAAGAAGACGATAGCCTATGAACTGGAAGCGCAGCTGGGTCATAAAAGTCCCGACTGGATAATCTTCCCTACAGGTGGAGGAACGGGTATCGTCGCTATCTGGAAAGCCTACCGGGAACTGGAACAGCTGGGTTGGCTCAAAGGCAAGAGGCCCGCGATGGTCGTCGTGCAGTCGAGCGGATGCGCCCCTGTAGTGAAAGCCTTCGAGAACGGGGAAGATATAGTGAAGCCATGGGGTTCTCCCGAGACTATAGCCGCAGGTATAAGGGTGCCGGGTTCGAGGGCGGACAGGCAGATATTGGAAGCCCTGCGGGATACTGCTGGGGTGGCGGTGGCGGTCGAGGATCAGGAGATTATGCGGGCGGCAGGGGAGATGACCACATTGACCGGCCTGTTCCCCTCTCCGGAGGGAGCAGCCACCCTGGCAGGGCTCCGTTCTCTGATTCGAAGCGGGACTATCGATCGTTCCGAGAGTGTAGTGCTTGTAAATACTGCAGGATGGTCGAGATACCGGTTCATGATTGACCCATTCAGGGAATAAAAAAGGGAGGACTTGAGTCCCCCCTTTATCTCATTATCGTCTTCGGAATCAGTACCATCTGCGCGAACCCTGAGTCCGCGACTATTTCATAAAGCCTATCGTTTTTTGCCCCTGCTGGAGCTGCTTTTCGAACTCTTTCCGGACGAACGGCTGGAAGAACTCCGACTGCTCGACGAACTCGAAGTCGACCTCGAGGAAGAACTCTTCCGTACCGAACTGCTCGAAGGACTTTTTCTTGACGAGGAATTTTTTTTCACGGGAGAACTCTTCCTGGTCGTGGAGCTCTTTCGCGTCGTCGTTCTTTCCGATGCTTTCCTGTCGGAAGACGATCTCTCGCTTGTTCTGGAACGATTCACAGTCCTCGACTTTCTTTCAGTAGTGCCGCTCCGGCTCCCTGTCGACGACTCTCTTTCCGTAGATCGCTTGCTTCTCCACACCTTGCTGCGCGTGGAACTGCCGGTAGAGCGTGTACCGGAACGGGTCCTGTCGATCGTCCTGGACCCCCTGTCGGAGGTCGGCCTGTCGATATCCCTGGTCCTGGTCGTGCCTGTCCTGGAATTGCCACCGTAAATCACTCTTGATGGAACACTCTGGCGGTCTTTGTACCTTGACCGTGACCCAGTCAACGAATTTCCGGATGCCGGTGTTGCGCCGCGGGAATAGTTTCCTCTGTCATTTCTGACCGTCCTGGCCGTTTTGGCGATTCTGGCGTTACGGCTTGCCAGCTTCGTCTCGCCGAGCCTGCTGTCCCTTATAGTCCTGTCTCTCGTCGTTCTGACCGAGGACGAAGTATAATTGATGGCGCGCTTGGTAAAAGACCTGTTGGCATATATCGACCTTGAATTGCGGTAGAAATCCTGGTCGTGGTAGCCGTGGTACCAGGAGTGGTAACCTCCGGGATGGTGCCATGAGCTGTAATAATACGGATTGTAATACCCGTAGACACATCCCCAATTGTACCTGTAGTAATCATGCGCATACCACGACTGGTAAGGCCAGTGGTGATAATAGTAGCTGTCCCAGTGGAAAGAGAATCCCGAATAGCCGATATCCCAGTACCACGGATCGTAGTTGGTGTAGTACCAGCTTCTGTATGCGGGATAGTTGAATCTGTAGGGGTAGTCGTAGTCCGTATAATACACCGACAGATATACCTTCGAATCCGAGTCGTCGTAATAATCTTCATCGTCCCAGCCGCTGGTCACATTGTCGGCATAGTAGTTCGAAGAATAATATTCCTCGTCCTCCGCCTCTTTATCGGCATCATCGACATGGTTTACGGCGTAAAGAGTTGGATAGGGGTAATGAAGGTCGTCTTCATCGTACATCATCTGCTCGATGTAGATCTCCGGGCACTCCATGGCGTACGGATCCGCTATATTCCCATCTCCATGACATTTGTCGCAGAGGTATCTCGGATAGTCCACCTTGCGGTTGATGTAGAAATATGTGTAATCGGTCGAAATGGGCACAGCGTCGGCGTCACGGATAATATTTTCGTCGAGGAGGTTGAAAGCTAGAAAGGGGTCCATATCCACTCTCAGTTGATCATCCCTGAGCTGATGGCCGTTTTTGGCCAGGAACTTCAGCTCGTCAACGTTGATGCGGTCGCCATCAGTCACGGCGACGGCATGGATATACTCTATACCCGTCTTGCCGGAGACCTCCCATTTTATTCCCTTGCCCTTTTCGGGAAGGAAATGGACTTTTCCCTTCCTTGTCCTGGTCAAAACGCCATCAGCAGGATAAAGAAGTTGCACAAGTCCCTCGCTGTCGATGTTGTAGATCACGACATAGGCATCCCGTTCGGTCTGGAAAGTGAGGTTTATATCCCTGCCGGGCTGTAATACAGAACCCTTTCCACCTATGAGGCGCAGAGACAGTTCGATATCGCTCCGGGCGTATTGTGCCGGTTGCGAGACCGTCCTTGTTATTTCCACGGGTGATGCGTTTGAAACGCTGAACGGAATCAAAATGACAGCTAGAAGGAAGAGCATTAGCTTGCGTGTCATGACACTCACTCCCTTCAGGGGTTGTTTTGAACGGGGCGTATTCTTGATCTTGGGTGACCGGGGCGCAAAACACCCGCAGCCACACAATAAGTATAGCGGCTTTCCGGCCTTTTTACAAGTTCTACTCCCGTTTTTATGCATCCTTGACACCTTTCAATTGGTACGGTGGACGCTGGCGGTCACTGTCTCGCCTGTTCGGAGTCAGATGAGACGTCCGCCTCTCTATTAATAGTACGTTTTGGGGCCCTTCCCGGTTTCAATCTGTTTGAAACTAACTTGACCCGCCGAGAGTACAATGATAGTGTGCCCGGTGACGTTGGAAAAGGAGGATGCAAATGGGGTTCGACGGGATACCGGTATTTATGCTGATGTCTGGCAGCTTTTCGGAGCTGATCGCCAATACAGGGATGCTGGCAAAGACAGTCCTTGCTGTCCTGCTGGTCTTGTCGGTAGTTTCATGGACGATAATATTTGAAAAGGTGAGGTTTTTCAGGCGTGCCGGGAGACAGAGCGCAAAGTTCAATAAAGTCTTTGAAGAGGGAAGGTCGCTCCGGGCCATTGCTGAGAAGGCTCAAAAACTGCAGGATTCTCCTGAAGCCTCGCTGGTGAAAGCCTTGAGTGGTGTGGTGGAAAGTGGAGAGGTAAGGGACCCCGCGAATCTCGATAGATATATCGATTCCGGGATCGAGACGCTGGTTGCAGAATGGGAATCGTATCTGATCTTTTTGTCCACTACAGCGACAATCTCTCCGTTTCTCGGTCTTCTGGGTACCGTCTGGGGTATCATGAGTTCTTTCCTCAGCATGGGGATGAGGGGTTCGGCAAATCTTTACGTGATCGGACCGGGCATCGCCGACGCGCTGATCACGACGATCTTCGGGTTGGGTGCTGCCATTCCAGCAGTGATCGGCTATAATTACATTCTCAGGATGGTAAGAAGGAAGGAAGACGATCTAACATCGTTCGCGGTCCGGTTCAGGGTGCGTATACTCGAACGTCGGTACCAGGAACTGGAGGAACGATGATCAAAGGCCCGGTATTCGCGGGAGGACGATATGAAACGTAAACGCTACTCGGCGCTGGCCGAGATCAACATCACCAATCTCGTCGATGTGATGATGGTCCTTCTGATCGTGTTCATGCTTACCGCACCGTTCCTGCAGGCGGGGGTCCGTCTCAACCTTCCCAAGGCTGAAGCGAAAGTCATCGAAGAGCAGGAGGGCGTGACTATCTCGATCGACAGCCAAGGTGATATATTTATCGGTAAGGAAAGGGTCGCATGGCGCGATTTTGCCGCCGAACTCAGAAAGGCCCTGGATACCGAAGCGCCCCGTGTATTTCTCAGAGCAGACAAGGAAACGAAATACGGGGCGGTCATGAGAGTGATTGCTCGTGTCAAGATGATGGGAATAGAAGATCTGGGGCTCATAGCCGAACAGGAAGAAAGCGGTTGAAAGACGGGGGTCCGGGAGGATGAGGTTTTCACTTCTTATATCGGTATTAATCCATGTACTTATCATGGCAGCGCTGTTTTTCGTTGTCAGAGCTGTGCCCGACCTGAAACTTCCGAAAAAGATATATTCTGTAAAGATACTTCAGCCGATCCTGAGGAAGGCTGAACCGGAATCCCCGAAAAAAGTGGAAGTCAAGAGTGAAGTAAAGGTCAAAAAGCCGGAACTGTCTAAACCGAAGCCGAAAAAGAAAGAACAGAAGAAAAAACCCGAAGTGAAAAAAGAAGAACCGAAACAGGCCGAGGCTGAGAAACCGATGGACGTCTCGATGGAGAAGGATGTGACCTCCCTGACCTCCCTGGCGGTCGACGCACCACGTTTTCCGTTTTCCTACTATCTTTCGGCGATCGAGAGAAAGGTCTCCGGCCACTGGTTCTCTTCCGAGTCAGGTCGGGGTGAGGGATTCAGTTGCGTTGTTTATTTCAGGCTTGCCCGCAGGGGGAGCGTCAGCGACGTGAGGATAGAGCAGAGTTCCGGAAACGCGTATTTCGACCGGTCGGCCAAGAGAGCCATCAGGAGTTCTGCACCCTTTCCGCCCCTTCCGAAAGCATTTACCGAGCCATGGCTCGGAATACATTTCACCTTTATTCAGAAAGACTGACAGGTAGGGATAATGACATCGCGAGTACAGATATTTTTTCTTCGCATGGTTCTGGCTGCAATGGCCCTGAGCGTTGTCCCTGGAGCCGGCAGGACTCAGACAGACATCCACCTCAGTACTGAAAAGGCCGGTGGCGGCCGGATACCGATCGTGGTCCGCGATATCGACGCAGGCACACCTGGAGAGATGGGAGTGGCAGGTTATGTCACGAAAGTCCTCAGGCAGGATCTGTTGTTCACCGATATCTTCGAGCCCCTCCGGTTCGAGGGCGTTTCCGACACACTTGCCGGTGGCAGGACCGCTATGGCTATAGTGGAAGGGGTTCTCTCGAAAGATGGGGACCACTACATACTCGACACGAGGCTCCTCGACTATTCGAGCAGAGAGGAGATCTTTAATAAGCGATACCGGTTCGGACGTGATGTCAGAAGGACGGTGGCACACCATATCTGCGACGAGATCCTGTTTTTCCTGGTGGGGGAGAAAGGAATCGCCACGACGCGTTTGCTGTTTGCCCGGAGAGAAAATGGCGTAAAGAACCTCTACATGGTCGATTATGACGGGTACGGGGAGCGACAGGTGACAAAAGACGAACTGATCGTGTCTCCCCTGTGGCTCGATGAAAGTAGATTCGTTTTTACCTCATACCGGCGGGATAATCCCGATTGTTATCTGATCGATCTGGAAAAGAACATCCGCAGGAACATATCCCATCGCAAGGGGATGAATATCGCGGGAAGCTATAATCGGGAACTTGACGAGATCGCGATGACATTGAGCCTGAGGGGCAACAGCGAGATCTACAGGGTGAAAAGTGACGGCAGTATAGTCAAGCGACTGACGAACAACAGAGCTATCGAGATCTCGGCATCCTGGGCCCCGAACGGCAGGGAACTCGTTTTCGTTTCAGACAGGACCCGTTCTCCACAGCTGTATGTGATGGACTATTACGGAGGCAATGTGAGACGTCTGACAAGGACGGGTTCGTACAATACTTCACCTTCGTGGTCCCCGGAGGGTGACTTGATAGCATTCGTCTCGAGGGAAGGGTGGCTGTATCGGCTCAGGCTGATCTCCCCGGACGGCCTGTGGGAAGAAACAGTATTCGACGATTATTACAGTTATGAAGATCCGGTATGGGCTCCGGACGGAAGGCATATCGCGGTCAGCGTAAAATACGGAGAGACTTCGTGGATCGTCATAGTAGATATAGAGACAGGAAGAAGGAGAAAACTGGTCCGTGGGGAGTCGGCGGACTGGTCTCCGCTGGCAGGAGAATGATCTGGCCGAAGACGAGTTAATATCTTTCCGGCGACTGAATTATTTTAAAATATCTGTTTTAATTATTTGGTTTTGCCTATACACTCTGCCCCGATGTATAAAGGAGAGACTGAGATATCAGTCGAACAGGGAATAAACATGGAGGTACCCTCGCATGACCCGTTTCAACGTTCTGTTTCTCGTGCTGGTGCTGGCTCTGCTTATGATATTGCCCGCATGCGCCAAAAAAGACACTGTCGAAGTCCAGGATATCGAGCCTGCCATAGAAGAGATCGTTCCGCCGCCGCCTCCGCTCCAGGAAGAGGTTGAGGAAGTACCTGTCATTGAGGAGGTCGAACCGGTAGTCCTTGAAGATATCTTTTTCGATTACGACAAGTTCAATATCAAGGACGAATACAAAAGCATCCTCACAGCCAACGCCGAGATGCTCCTGGACAATCCTGAAGTAACTCTTCTCGTTGAAGGACATTGCGATGAAAGAGGGACGAGCGAGTATAACCTGGCTCTCGGTGAGAAAAGGGCCAAGTCCGTTCTGGATTTCCTGGTTGCCTATGGAGTGGGCGCTGACAGGCTTTCCCTGGTGAGTTACGGCGAGGAAAAACCGTTCGACAGTGGCCATGACGAACACGCGTGGGGCATGAACCGCCGTGCCCACATGGCAGTGAAACAGTAAAGAGACAGTTCTTATGAATAGATACCGTGCATGGATGATCCTGATCGTTCTCGTTTTCGCCAGTCTCAATGTTGGGTGCTGGGGGCGCAAGTTTTTCAGGGCTCCCGGAGAGACTATCGAGATCTCTGCGAAAGTGGATTCTCTGCTCAAGGAGAACATGGTCCTTCAGAGGAGGATGTATCAGGTCGAGAAGATGCTGGCCTCACAGCAGGATTATTCTCGCGGTGTCAATGCCCAGAACAAGATCGATCTTGAAGAGCTCAAGGACCAGATCAACGCTCTGACTCAGTCTGTCGGAGAAAGCGGATCACCTGTCCGGAGTTGGACTCCAGAAAGTTCCAGCGCCGGGACAAGAGTGTTTGAGGATACGGCTTCATCAGTGGATTCTCTCCCTGTATCCGGTGATGAAGCCGGAGTCCCTCCCGATCCAGGACTTGTGGCGGGCCGGCCGGTGGTTGAAGAAAATGATGCGATGCCGTCACCCGAGGAGATCCACAGGCAGATCTATCTGGATTTCAGCCGGATGGAGTATTCGGTGGCTCTCGATGAATCGGAGATGTTTCTGGACCGTTACGGAAGCCACCCTCTCGGTGAAGAAGTCAGGTTTATCCGTGGGGAATGTTTCATGGAACTGGGCCAGTATTTTGACGCGTTAAAGGAGTTTTCCGCCATTCTCCAGCAATATCCAGGGGGGCGGAGAAAGCCTTCAGCGCTTCTGAGGATGGCCATATCCTATGAAGAGATCGGAGACAGGGACCTCGCTGTGGGTGTGGCAAGACGGTTGGTCAGGGAACATCCGGGCAGCGAAGAATCATCCGAGGCGAGAGAAAGATTCAGCGACCTGCTGGATGAATGATCGTCGGATTCGTGATGGCTGCCTTCCCCGGTAAGACTCATCTTTAACGAAGCAGCCACTGGAAGGTCGTGACTGCAGAGTGGAATTGACTGGGAATCTGATACTGGCTGTATCCGTTATAATCCTCCTATTTCTTTCAGCGTTTTTCTCAGGATCAGAGACGGCACTCTTTTCTCTGTCCCGCTTGTCTGTTTCCGGGATGATCGATGGTGGCGTACGCCGACGTCGAGTGTCGGAACTTCTTGAGAAGCCACGGATGCTTCTGGTGACTATCCTTTTCGGTAACCTTCTCGTCAATATAGCCAGTACAAGCGCCGTAACGGCTCTCGCGATAAAGCTGTTCGGTGAGAGGGGGCTGGGCTATTCGATGGTGCTCATGACCTTCCTGATTCTTATCTTTGGGGAGATTACACCGAAAAGCCTCGCTTTGAAGCATGGACCTGTTCTGGCACCGATGTTAGCCGGTCCCTTGAAACTGTTGATGTGGCTGTTCTGGCCGGTGAGGATCGTACTTGGATGGATCGCCGATTCCACGGTAAACAGAAGCAAGAAGCTGTTCGGTGAGAGTCACGAAAGATATGAATCGAGCGAGCTCGCTACTGCAGTAGAGATGGGCCATATCGATGGTGTATTTGACGAGTTCGAGAAGGATGTCCTGGTTAATTTTTTCCATTTCACAAAGAGGGGCCTGAGCGAGATATTGACTCCCAGAGTCGAAGTGTTTTCGCTGGATGCCGATACAGGGCTGCAGGACGCGATAATCCAGGTCAGGGCAAAAGGGTATTCGAGAATCCCGCTTTTTGAGGATTCGGCAGAAAATATTGTAGGGATACTCAACGCCCGGGATATGCTGGGGCATGATCGTGATGAGAAGATAATTGTCCGGGATCTGATGAAGCCGGTAACATTTGTTCCCGAGACAAAAAAGGTCCGTGATCTGTTGGGAGAACTCCTGTCGTTAAGGGAGCATGTCGCCATCGCCGTGGATGAGCATGGATCGTTTGAAGGGATTGTGACTCTTGAGGATATCCTGGAAGATATTTTCGGCGAGATCCGTGACAGGCTGGAGCCCAGAGTAGACGAGTTCAATCTCATCGACAACGACAGGATAGTAGTCGAAGGCGCAATGAAACTGGAGGACCTCAACGACAGGTTCGGAACGATGCTCGATTCATTGGAAGTCGAGACGATAGGTGGATATCTGATCGAGCATGCCGGCAGGATACCCAGAGAAGGAGAGGTGTTCAGGGTAGGTGAACTGAGATTCCTGATCCTGTCGGCAGAACCGGTAAGGATCAACAAGGTGAAGATCGAGAGACAGAAGAATATGGAGGACCGTGATGAGCACGATTAATACAATCATCATCATAATCGTCACTATCCTTCTGTCGGCGTTTTTCTCAGGATCAGAGACGGCACTTATATCCTGCAGCAGGATCCGGATGCGAAATCTGGCGAAACATGGTTCCCGAAGGGCGCGTATGGTCGAACGCTTCCTCGAGTCCCCCGAACAGTTTTTCAGCATAGTACTCGTCGGTACAAACCTGGCTGTAATCATCTGTACAGCTACAGCGACCGCGCTTGCAATCGAGAATTTCGGGCAGGCGGGGGTCCTTATCGCCACACTGGTGATGACCCCTTTGCTTCTTGTCTTCGGAGAAGTCGTTCCCAAGGCCGTCTATCTATATCACGCGGATCGGATCGCGATGGCTGTAGCTCCTCTGCTGAAAATCATGTTCTACATTCTGTGGCCGTTAGTGATCCCCGTGACATGGCTTGCCCGATTACTGACAGGAACCTCGGATGAAGAGGAGAGAAAACTCAATATCATCTCCACGCGGGAAGAACTCATATTTTTGTACAACAGGGGCAGAGATGAGGGTTCCCGGGAGAAGCTCGAGACGAGGATGATCGACAGGATGTTCAAGTTCCGGATCGTCCGGGTCGGAGACCTGATGGTTCCGATGGCCGATGTAGTATCGTTTTCGGTGGAATCCTCGATCGACGAGATAGTGGCTGGAGTGGACAACCATTCCTGGTCACGATTTCCGATCGTCTCGCCTGAAAATGGGAGAGTGGC encodes the following:
- a CDS encoding DUF21 domain-containing protein; this translates as MSTINTIIIIIVTILLSAFFSGSETALISCSRIRMRNLAKHGSRRARMVERFLESPEQFFSIVLVGTNLAVIICTATATALAIENFGQAGVLIATLVMTPLLLVFGEVVPKAVYLYHADRIAMAVAPLLKIMFYILWPLVIPVTWLARLLTGTSDEEERKLNIISTREELIFLYNRGRDEGSREKLETRMIDRMFKFRIVRVGDLMVPMADVVSFSVESSIDEIVAGVDNHSWSRFPIVSPENGRVAGIISTFDLLGLDGGEMLSSVMHKPFVSREDEFAERLLISMKEDPLHLAVVEDDDGNPLGIVTLEDILENIIGDIAT